The genomic stretch GACCTCGTCGATGTCGGTGACGGCGACCATCAGGTCGGCGTCCTCGATGCGGGCCTCGCGGAGCGTCCTGGCGGAGGTCCCGGAGCCGACGATGGCGAGCACGTCGAGCGTCTCGCGGACCTGCTCGACCTTCCTGGGGTCGGTGTCGACGACGGTGACGTCGTGGCGTTGGAGAGACAGGAGGCGAGCGACGTCGTATCCGACATCCCCGGCTCCGACAACGATGGCGCGCATGAACCGCCCGTGGGCGCAGTGAGGGCGATCAAGGTACCGCGGCCCGGGGCCAGGGGACCGGACGGAGGCACGAGCGCGCGGGAAACAGGAAATGCGGGGCGCTCCGGGTTTGTCTCGGTTCTATCCTTCGCCCATGGACCTCTCCCTCGACATCCAGACCGCCCAGAACGTCCCGCTCGCGCTGGAGCCGGCCAGCCTCGGGCAGCGCATCCTCGCGACGCTCGCCGACGGCGTCATCGTGGGCGCGTGGTGGATGGCGTCCACGGTCGCCCTCGGCGCGTCTGGCCTGTTCAACTCGACGGCGGGCTTCCTCCTGCTGGTGGTGCTGCCGGTGTTCGTGTACCACCTCGCCTTCGAGGTGCTGTTCGAGGGCCAGACGCCCGGCAAGATGCTCCTCAAGATCCAGGTCGCCCGCGTGGACGGCGCGCAGCCGACGCTGGGTCAGTACCTGATCCGCTGGCTGCTCCGGTTCGTGGACATCACGATCTCCAGCGGCACCGCCGCCGTGGTGGCGGTGGCGGCCTCCAAGAAGTCGCAGCGCCTCGGCGACATGGCAGCCGGGACCACGGTCGTACGCCGCCGCCGCCGGGTTCGCCTGGAGGAGATCCTGTACCCGGGGGCGCCCGCGGACCACGTCGCCGAGTTCCCCGAGGCCGAGCGCCTCTCCGACGCCGACGTGCGGACGCTCCGCGCGGTGCTGGTCCGCCTCCGGCTCTCGCCGCGCGACCGGCGCTCCGTGCTGCTGGCGCGCAAGGCCAAGGCGGCCGTCGAAACGCGCCTCGAGATGGAGCCCGTCGCGATGCCGCCGGAAGCCTTCCTCCGCGCTGTCATCCGCGACCATGTCTTCCTGCTCGACCAGCTCGCGGGCGGCGTCGCCTCCTGATCTCGCCCTCCGACCCATGCCCCACCCGGACAACGACGACCTCCGCCTTTCGCCCACCGGCATCGGACTCATCGTCCGCTTCGAGGGCTTCGAGCCCGACTGGTACCTGGACCCGGTCGGGGTGCGGACCATCGGCTACGGATGGACGGGGGCACTTCCCGACGGCCTGACGCCGCCGCTGACCGAGGCCGAAGGGCGCCAGCTCCTGAGCGACACCGTCGGCGCGTACGAGCGGGCGGTGCTGCGGCACGTCTCGGTGCCGCTCGTGCAGGCCCAGTTCGACGCGCTGGTGAGCTTCACCTACAACGTCGGAGCGACCAACTTCGCCGGGTCGACGCTGCTGCTGCGGCTCAACGCGGGACGCGTGGCCGAGGCCGCCGCCGAGTTCGACCGGTGGGTCCTGGCGCAGGGCCAGCGACTGGAAGGGCTCGTCCGCCGCCGCGCGGCCGAGCGGGCGCTCTTCGCCTCCGCCTCGGTGCCTGCACCGCCACCCGCCCCCCCACCGGCACCGCCCCCGCCGGCACCGCCTCCGACACGCCCGCCCGTCGACCCGATGGAGCGGATCCCGACGCGCCGCCCGGCAGACCTCGGCGAGCGCGACCTCCCCGACTTGCCTCCGGTGAGCCTCCCGCCGGTCCCGCCGTCCCACACGGACGCCCCACGGCCCGACCGCCCGCCGTCCGACCGCCCCGGCTGGTAGACCTCCCCGGCTGGTAGACCTCCCCAAACGACACGCGGCCCCGACTCGGAATGAGCCGGGGCCGCGCTGCGGAGAGGGTGGGATTCGAACCCACGGTACCCGTGAGGGCACAACGGTTTTCGAGACCGCCCCATTCGACCACTCTGGCACCTCTCCTGGGGGTGTCCAAACTACGCGACCCAATCCGGGGCGTCCGGTCCCTCCCGGTGAAAAGTCCCGGAACGCGCGACGCCCCGCTACCAGACGTCAACGAGCAGGTAACTCGCCGCCAGCGCCCCCAGGTAGAGGGTCGAAACGAGCGCAGCCGCCACCACCTGGAGCCCACGCGACCGGTCTCGCACCCGCTGCCACGCTCGGTATGCGACCGCACCGAGCAGCACCTCAGGCAGAATGACGTACAGAGCCACAGGCCCGACCATCGCCACGTCGACGGCCCGCCAGATGGGAACGGCCCAGAGGGTTGCCTCGGAGGCGACGAGAACACCGCCGGCCAGAACCGCCGCCCAGACCGTCCCCCGCCGGAGGTCGCCTCGTCCGAGCCAGTCGGCTGCGAAGAGAGACGCCCAGAGCGGGATGGTCCACATGCCCGCCATCGCGAGCGGCAGCGGACCGATGCGCGGCCCGCCGGTGTCGGGGAAGTCGATCGAGCCGAGAGCATCGGCCAGGAACGCGTCCGGGATGACCTGAAAGAGGCTCAGCGGCAGCAGAAACGCCCAGAGGCCGATCCACCCGCGGTGCCCTCGGACGCGTCCCACCACCGGGAGCGCCACGTTGTAAAGCACGACCAGCCCCAGCAGCCGCCAGCCCAGCGCAGGAGCAGGCAGCGCGAGCCCGGCCACCGCGACCAGCCCGAAGCCGAGGTGGACGAGGACCGCGTCGCGGATGGCTCGCGCCCCCACGGTCAGTGTCCCTCGGCGCCGAGCGGCTGGACCTCCAGCGTCACGTACCGCGGACGGACGCCACTCGGCAGCGCGTCGCCCAAGACATAGGACAGGAATCGCACCTTCGCGGCCGAGCCGTCCGGGCGGCGGATCACGAGCGTCTGGTCGGGGAGCGGCTGGACGCCGTTGCTGGCGTACTCGTACCAGCCGTTGCCGGAGCCGTTGCAGACGACGCGCGCCGCGCCGCGGGGGCACGCGCCCTCGCCGTCGGCCGCGAGCGCCTCGGGGAGCGCGAGGACGGACTCGAAGGCCATCGGCACGAGCGCCCCCGTGAGGCCACCGGGGCCGCTCTCGCCGCCGTTCAGGATCACCTCCGTTCCACGCAGACCGAGGTCCCAGGCCGTCGACGCCGAGTCGGCGCGGGAGGACACGTCGGGCGCCACCACCAGGGCGCCGTCGCGGAGGGAGAGGAGCGTGAACGGACCGTCCGCCCGGCCCATCCCGGCCGAGTAGGTCGGCACGCTCTCGATCAGGAGCGTGTCCTGGGCAGCGACCGGAAAGACGACGAGGAGCGCGGCGAGCGCGGCGAGGCGAGACATGAGGCGTCGGGAGGTGGAGTGCAAGTCAACGCCTCCCACGCCGCACCCGCACACGGGATTCGGTGAAGAGCCCGTCAGGCCGAGCGCCTACAGCCGCGTCAGCCAGACCGAGAGGTCGGTCGTCCCGTCGGGCGTCAACCGGACGAAGTCGCGCCCGCGGCGGCCGAGCATCGTCCCGACTCGCCGCCAGTGGGCCGTCGGGTAGGTGGCGAGGTAGAGCGCAGCGGCGCCCGCGACATGAGGCGCCGCCATCGAGGTGCCGTCCAGGGCGGCGTACTTGCCGTCGTCGGCCGCCGAGACGACCCGGACGCCCGGCGCCATCAGGTCCACCACCGAGCCGTAGTTGGAGAAGTCGGCGGCGAAGCGGCGCCCGGTGCCGTAGGCGCCGACCGTGATCGCGTCGGGCACGTGCGCGGGCGACACCTGAGATGCGTCGATGGCCTGGTTGCCCGCCGCCACCACCACCACCACGTTCTCCTGGATGGCCTGCTGGACGGCCCGGTCGAGGGCGTTGAGCTCCGTCGTGCCCACGTTCGCACCGACGCTCAGGTTGACCACCATCGGCGTCGACGGGTTGGCGCGTCGGGCGGCGAGGACGTGGTCCATGGCCTGGATGAGGCGGCTCATGCTGGCGGTCCCCGACCCGTCGAACACGTCGAGCGAGTGGATCCGCACGCCCGGCGCGACACCGACCATGCCGGTGCCGTCGTCGGTGGCGCCGATGATGCCTGCGACGTGATTGCCGTGGAGCGTCGACCCCGGGTCGGCCGAGGCCGGGAAGAAGCGGACCGACTCCACGACGTTGACCTCCGGGTGGTCCACGCCCGAGTCGATCACGTACACGTCCATGTCGACTGTCCCGGAGCCGTCGCCCGAAACGGCGGTCGAACTGTCCCCGCCCACGAAGTCGACGCTCCACGGCAGCATCTGGCCCTCGAACGCGTCGGGGTCGGTGGTGGCGGCGATGGTCGCGTCGTTCGGATGGCCGGTGTAGTCGTGGCTCAGCGGGACGTAGTCGCCCAGGATGGCCGGAAGTTCGAGGGTGATGTCGAATTCGACCGAGTCGACGATCGGGCTGAGGCTCAGCAGCAGAAGGATCACGTCGAGGTCACTGGAGGCGACCGTGATGGCGACGCCCGGGGTCGACTCCTGGACGTAGCCGCGGCGACGGACGTCCTGCTCCTCGAACACTTCGTCCGAGCCCTCCTCCGGGACGGTCCCCGGCACGAACAGGACGAGCAGATCCACCGAGTCGGCAGTGGCCGCGGCCATGCGGATCGCCGAGGGGCCGGTCGCGCCATCCTGCGGCGACGCCGCGTAGGACCGCTCGGACGGGGAGGACATCGTGTCGCAGCCCGAGAGGACGGCGCAGATCAGGACGGCGGCGAGAAGCGGACGGGTGGACATACGTGGTGGCGCCAGGGAAGGCCCTAAATCTAGACAAGGAGGCCGCCTCGCTGGCGCCAGGCACACGGCAGCGCTCATTTGCACGGCCCGACCGGACCGGTCCCGCACACCGCGAGCGATGATTACGTTTCAGAATCGGCGATTCTGGTCGGCTCCCTCCCCTTGTAGTCGCTCCCCGACACACCACGTCCTCCATCGTCCTACGCCGTTTTTAAGCCCTCAGGCCCCTTCGTTGATCCTTCGCCTGCCTCTCGTCCTCGCCGCCACGCTCGCGCTGTGCTTGAGCGCGTCTGCTCAGGCGCCGAGCCTCAACCGGCTCGACGGTGACCGCGCGGTCACCCAGCTCGCCGCCGACGCCTGGGGCGATGCCGAAGGCCTGCCGCAGAGCCGCGTCGAAGCCATCACCCAGTCGACCGACGGGCACCTGTGGTTCGGCACCCAGGAGGGGCTGGCCCGCTTCGACGGCGTCACGTTTACGGTCCTGGGCCGGGGCGAAGACGAGCTCCCGGACGCCGACATTCGGGCTCTCGCGCCCGGCCCCGACGGCGGCGTTTGGGTCGGCACGCGGCGAGGCGGGCTGGTGTTCGTCGACCAGAACCTCGGGGTCCGCGCCTACGGCACCGAGGCCGGCCTGCCGAGCCTGGCGGTCGCGGCGCTGGCCGTCGCCCCCGACGGAGCCGTGTGGGCAGGCACGTTCGACGGCCTCTGCCGGCTGGCCCCCGGCGCGGACCGCGTCCAGTGCCTCGGCGTCGACGATGGCCTGCCGACGTCCTACGTGCGTGTCCTCGTTCGAGGGAGCAACGGGACGCTCTGGGTGGGCACGCGCGAAGGCCTCGCGCGCATCGTCGGCGGTCGCGTCGAGGACCTGACCCGCCTCGGGGGGGCAGCGGCCGAACCCATCGGTGCCCTCGCCGAGGGCTCCGGAGGCACCCTCTGGGTCGGCCCTCTGAGCGAGGAGCCGCTCGCCCTGCTCACGCGGGGCCGCCTCCGCCCGCGCCCCGACGTCGCGCCCGGCGTTCCGATCGAAGCCCTCTACGTCGACACGGGAGGCGCGCTCTGGGTCGGGACTGGTGGCGGCGGGCTCCGGCGCGTCCAGGGCCAGTCGGTTGAGACCCTGGCCGAGGCGAGCGGTGCGGACCTCGCCACGGTGCTCGCGCTCCTCCAGGACCGCGAAGGCAGCCTCTGGATCGGGACCGGCGGCGGCGGGCTGGCCCGG from Rubrivirga sp. SAORIC476 encodes the following:
- a CDS encoding RDD family protein, which produces MDLSLDIQTAQNVPLALEPASLGQRILATLADGVIVGAWWMASTVALGASGLFNSTAGFLLLVVLPVFVYHLAFEVLFEGQTPGKMLLKIQVARVDGAQPTLGQYLIRWLLRFVDITISSGTAAVVAVAASKKSQRLGDMAAGTTVVRRRRRVRLEEILYPGAPADHVAEFPEAERLSDADVRTLRAVLVRLRLSPRDRRSVLLARKAKAAVETRLEMEPVAMPPEAFLRAVIRDHVFLLDQLAGGVAS
- a CDS encoding lysozyme is translated as MPHPDNDDLRLSPTGIGLIVRFEGFEPDWYLDPVGVRTIGYGWTGALPDGLTPPLTEAEGRQLLSDTVGAYERAVLRHVSVPLVQAQFDALVSFTYNVGATNFAGSTLLLRLNAGRVAEAAAEFDRWVLAQGQRLEGLVRRRAAERALFASASVPAPPPAPPPAPPPPAPPPTRPPVDPMERIPTRRPADLGERDLPDLPPVSLPPVPPSHTDAPRPDRPPSDRPGW
- a CDS encoding HmuY family protein produces the protein MSRLAALAALLVVFPVAAQDTLLIESVPTYSAGMGRADGPFTLLSLRDGALVVAPDVSSRADSASTAWDLGLRGTEVILNGGESGPGGLTGALVPMAFESVLALPEALAADGEGACPRGAARVVCNGSGNGWYEYASNGVQPLPDQTLVIRRPDGSAAKVRFLSYVLGDALPSGVRPRYVTLEVQPLGAEGH
- a CDS encoding S8 family serine peptidase, with product MSTRPLLAAVLICAVLSGCDTMSSPSERSYAASPQDGATGPSAIRMAAATADSVDLLVLFVPGTVPEEGSDEVFEEQDVRRRGYVQESTPGVAITVASSDLDVILLLLSLSPIVDSVEFDITLELPAILGDYVPLSHDYTGHPNDATIAATTDPDAFEGQMLPWSVDFVGGDSSTAVSGDGSGTVDMDVYVIDSGVDHPEVNVVESVRFFPASADPGSTLHGNHVAGIIGATDDGTGMVGVAPGVRIHSLDVFDGSGTASMSRLIQAMDHVLAARRANPSTPMVVNLSVGANVGTTELNALDRAVQQAIQENVVVVVAAGNQAIDASQVSPAHVPDAITVGAYGTGRRFAADFSNYGSVVDLMAPGVRVVSAADDGKYAALDGTSMAAPHVAGAAALYLATYPTAHWRRVGTMLGRRGRDFVRLTPDGTTDLSVWLTRL